One Desulfovibrio sp. Fe33 DNA segment encodes these proteins:
- the fusA gene encoding elongation factor G, which yields MSKSNAPSAKVLGNLRNIGIIAHIDAGKTTLSERILYYSGKIHRIGEVHEGTATMDYMPEEQERGITITSAVTSCQWDPCMINIIDTPGHVDFTIEVERSLRVLDGAVGVFCGVSGVEPQSETVWRQSESYNVPKLAFVNKMDRLGANFEGVLDSMVRKLRTNPVAVQYPDGEGQEFSGVFDLVTMERLEFDQSTNGVEYTRRAVTGEEADRLSAWREKLIEAAAEEDEEILDLYLSGEDVPADRMHAALRKGTLSRRFVPVLVGSALKNIGVQPVLDAVCRYLPSPLDVPPATGVDPVTHTKKHFEVSSKEPLSALVFKVAMDSGRKLAMMRIYSGRIDAGEAVYNVTQDQDERVARLFRLHAGRKEKIDSAFAGDMVAAAGMKFARTGDTLCDRSSPIILEQIANYKPVISLAIEPRNTEEGEKLDEVLEKYLLEDPTLDLQHDEDTGQIILSGMGELHLEVILERLRREYRLEPRAGKPQVVYQETIAAKATGRGEFNRELGEVMHFGAVELSVEPLERGKERSISFEVDTEAWPAAWLEAVEDGITDGLQSGVIRGYPVQNVRVRVLGIERREGESSPVGYRMASAMALKEALAHADPKLMEPIMWVEISVPEEFVGEVVGLLGSKGAKIENMIDRAGLKVVQGLAPLGKLFGFSTDLRSSTQGRAGFMMKFSRFDVLE from the coding sequence GTGAGCAAGAGCAACGCCCCCTCGGCGAAGGTTCTCGGCAACCTCCGCAATATCGGCATCATCGCGCATATCGACGCCGGAAAGACCACGCTGTCGGAACGGATTCTTTATTACTCCGGTAAGATTCACCGCATTGGCGAAGTCCATGAAGGCACGGCCACCATGGATTACATGCCCGAGGAGCAGGAACGCGGCATTACCATCACCTCGGCCGTGACATCCTGTCAGTGGGACCCGTGCATGATTAACATCATCGACACGCCGGGCCACGTGGATTTCACGATCGAGGTGGAACGTTCCCTGCGCGTGCTTGACGGGGCCGTGGGCGTATTTTGCGGGGTCAGCGGCGTGGAGCCGCAGTCCGAAACGGTCTGGCGTCAATCCGAGTCCTACAATGTGCCCAAGCTCGCCTTCGTCAACAAGATGGATCGCCTGGGCGCGAATTTTGAAGGCGTGCTCGATTCCATGGTCCGCAAGCTGCGGACCAACCCCGTGGCCGTCCAGTATCCCGACGGCGAGGGCCAGGAGTTTTCCGGCGTGTTCGATCTCGTTACCATGGAGCGACTGGAGTTCGACCAGTCCACCAACGGAGTCGAGTACACGCGGCGCGCTGTGACCGGGGAAGAGGCCGATCGCCTTTCGGCGTGGCGTGAGAAGCTCATCGAGGCTGCCGCGGAAGAGGATGAGGAAATACTCGATCTCTACCTGTCCGGCGAGGATGTGCCTGCCGACAGGATGCACGCGGCCCTGCGCAAGGGCACTCTGTCCCGTCGGTTCGTTCCCGTGCTGGTCGGTTCCGCGCTCAAGAATATCGGCGTGCAGCCGGTGCTGGACGCGGTATGCCGGTATCTTCCCAGTCCGCTGGACGTGCCGCCCGCCACTGGAGTGGACCCGGTCACGCATACGAAGAAGCATTTCGAAGTCTCGTCCAAGGAGCCTTTGTCCGCCCTGGTATTCAAGGTGGCCATGGATTCCGGGCGCAAGCTTGCCATGATGCGCATTTATTCCGGCCGCATCGACGCGGGTGAGGCCGTCTACAACGTCACCCAGGACCAGGACGAGCGTGTGGCGAGGCTGTTCCGTCTGCACGCAGGCCGCAAGGAAAAGATCGATTCCGCGTTCGCGGGCGACATGGTGGCCGCTGCGGGCATGAAGTTCGCCCGCACTGGCGACACCCTGTGCGACAGGTCGTCGCCGATCATCCTTGAGCAGATCGCCAACTACAAGCCGGTTATCTCCCTGGCCATCGAGCCTCGGAATACCGAGGAAGGCGAAAAGCTCGACGAAGTGCTGGAAAAGTATCTCCTGGAAGATCCGACCCTGGACCTCCAACATGACGAGGACACGGGCCAGATCATTTTGTCCGGCATGGGCGAGCTGCATCTGGAGGTCATTCTGGAACGCCTTCGCCGTGAGTACCGTCTCGAACCGCGCGCGGGCAAGCCGCAGGTCGTCTACCAGGAAACCATAGCCGCCAAGGCCACGGGCAGGGGCGAGTTCAACCGCGAGTTGGGCGAGGTCATGCATTTCGGCGCGGTGGAGCTTTCGGTGGAGCCGCTTGAGCGCGGCAAGGAGCGGTCCATATCCTTTGAGGTGGATACCGAGGCGTGGCCCGCAGCCTGGCTCGAAGCGGTGGAGGACGGCATCACCGACGGCCTTCAGAGCGGCGTGATACGGGGCTACCCTGTGCAGAACGTCCGCGTGCGGGTCCTCGGCATTGAGCGGCGGGAAGGCGAGTCCAGTCCGGTGGGCTACCGCATGGCGTCGGCCATGGCCTTGAAAGAGGCGTTGGCCCATGCCGATCCCAAGCTCATGGAACCCATCATGTGGGTGGAGATAAGCGTGCCCGAGGAGTTCGTCGGCGAAGTGGTCGGCCTGCTCGGCTCCAAGGGAGCAAAGATCGAGAACATGATCGATCGGGCCGGACTCAAGGTCGTCCAGGGACTCGCTCCGCTCGGCAAGTTGTTCGGTTTTTCCACGGACCTTCGCTCGTCCACGCAGGGAAGGGCCGGGTTCATGATGAAATTTTCACGTTTTGACGTCCTGGAGTAA
- a CDS encoding DUF2062 domain-containing protein, translated as MTQENLRRTPSTDKPPRKSFRDRWSGSKRWMRYWYLRLMRQNSSPKNLAAACALGMFIGAMPIIPFQSVVVIALAFVLRVNKLAAWLATCYSNAATMVPFYYFLFEVGKIVMPFENVAFDPDKLRMVDMIHAGWQVFGVMFAGGLAFGIPATIITYFVSLFAIRRYRRRRAIRVLRKREG; from the coding sequence TTGACTCAGGAGAATCTCCGCCGGACGCCTTCCACGGACAAGCCGCCCAGGAAATCCTTCCGAGATAGGTGGAGCGGCAGCAAACGCTGGATGCGGTACTGGTATCTGCGTCTGATGCGCCAGAATTCGTCGCCCAAGAACCTGGCCGCCGCCTGCGCGCTCGGCATGTTCATCGGAGCGATGCCCATCATACCGTTTCAGTCCGTGGTGGTCATCGCCCTGGCGTTCGTCCTGCGGGTCAACAAGCTGGCCGCCTGGCTGGCCACCTGTTATTCCAACGCCGCCACAATGGTTCCGTTCTATTATTTCCTCTTCGAGGTGGGCAAGATCGTCATGCCGTTCGAGAACGTGGCTTTCGATCCCGACAAACTCAGGATGGTCGACATGATCCATGCGGGCTGGCAGGTCTTCGGGGTCATGTTTGCGGGCGGGTTGGCCTTCGGCATTCCGGCCACCATCATCACCTATTTCGTCTCCCTGTTCGCCATCCGCCGCTATCGCAGACGGCGGGCCATCCGCGTGCTGCGCAAGCGCGAGGGGTAA
- a CDS encoding DUF190 domain-containing protein, with amino-acid sequence MKLLENAERIRIYIGEDDKFEGQPLADVIVREARELGLAGATVFRGLMGFGANSLIHTSRILRLSEDLPVVVEIVDHPDRLAPLLDKLDTMLKEGMITREPVDVIAYRHS; translated from the coding sequence ATGAAATTACTTGAAAATGCGGAACGCATCCGAATCTACATAGGCGAAGACGATAAATTCGAAGGCCAACCCCTGGCCGACGTCATCGTTCGCGAGGCGCGCGAGCTCGGCCTGGCCGGAGCCACGGTCTTCCGTGGACTGATGGGCTTCGGGGCCAACAGCCTGATCCACACCAGCCGAATCCTGCGCCTGTCCGAAGACCTGCCCGTGGTGGTGGAAATCGTGGACCATCCGGACAGGCTCGCCCCCCTGCTCGACAAGCTCGACACCATGCTCAAGGAAGGCATGATTACTCGCGAGCCCGTAGACGTCATCGCCTATCGACACAGCTAG
- a CDS encoding outer membrane protein assembly factor BamD, with product MRRILAPVLVVVLLSLAGCIWIDSYFLPPPEDTAQELYEAGMAAMDEKDYGDAQEYFSKLKDRFPFSPYSLKGELSLGDAYFLDEEYMLALDAYKEFEALHPSNENIPYVLYQIANANVSMFKTIDRRQENIKEALEYLYRLVETYPESKYADAAKTMILKSRRILAEHEIFVADFFWRTEQFGPAWHRYQYVVENFSDIPDLRDYAVKRAEYSYFEYQKTLSEEERARIQGSWKRWLKQWL from the coding sequence ATGCGTCGAATACTGGCCCCCGTCCTTGTCGTCGTCCTGTTGTCCCTTGCCGGGTGCATCTGGATCGACAGCTATTTCCTGCCTCCGCCCGAGGATACGGCTCAGGAGCTGTATGAAGCGGGCATGGCGGCCATGGATGAGAAGGACTACGGCGACGCCCAGGAGTACTTTTCGAAACTGAAGGACCGCTTCCCGTTCAGCCCGTATTCCCTCAAGGGCGAGCTGTCCTTGGGCGACGCCTATTTCTTGGATGAGGAATACATGCTCGCCCTGGACGCCTACAAGGAATTCGAGGCGCTGCACCCCAGCAACGAAAATATCCCCTACGTGCTCTATCAGATCGCCAACGCGAACGTGAGCATGTTCAAGACCATCGACAGGCGGCAGGAGAACATCAAGGAGGCGCTGGAATATCTCTACAGGCTTGTGGAGACCTATCCGGAGTCCAAGTATGCCGACGCGGCCAAGACGATGATCCTCAAAAGCCGCCGTATCCTGGCCGAGCATGAAATCTTCGTGGCCGACTTTTTCTGGCGCACGGAGCAGTTCGGTCCGGCCTGGCACCGTTATCAATACGTGGTGGAGAATTTTTCGGACATCCCCGATCTTCGCGATTACGCCGTGAAACGGGCCGAATATTCCTACTTCGAATATCAGAAGACCCTGTCCGAGGAAGAGCGCGCGCGCATCCAGGGAAGTTGGAAGCGCTGGCTCAAGCAGTGGCTCTAG
- a CDS encoding class IV adenylate cyclase, with the protein MTLECELKYLEADLDELAAKLAAAGAGTSGRYFEENIVFDRPDRSLKAAGVLLRLRERQGRGVLTVKRLPENPEPSALKIFEEIQTGVDDPAAMGAALGAVGFVPAFRYEKVREKWSHMECVVCLDRLPFGDFVEIEGEEVKVFACAADLGLDSACTTKATYHGLNLEYRLAKGLEPDDNFVFESGRRAALLEQIENLSRLPSTVG; encoded by the coding sequence ATGACTCTTGAGTGCGAATTGAAATATCTGGAGGCCGACCTAGACGAACTGGCGGCAAAGTTGGCCGCGGCCGGGGCCGGGACATCGGGGCGGTATTTCGAGGAGAACATTGTTTTCGATCGCCCCGACCGATCCCTCAAGGCGGCGGGCGTGCTGCTTCGCCTGCGCGAGAGGCAGGGGCGCGGAGTGCTCACCGTCAAGCGTCTGCCCGAGAATCCCGAGCCGTCGGCCCTCAAGATATTCGAGGAAATTCAGACCGGGGTGGACGATCCTGCGGCCATGGGTGCGGCTCTTGGGGCCGTGGGCTTCGTCCCGGCCTTCCGTTATGAGAAAGTCCGGGAAAAGTGGTCTCACATGGAGTGCGTCGTGTGCCTGGACCGCCTGCCTTTCGGCGATTTCGTGGAGATAGAGGGGGAGGAGGTCAAGGTCTTCGCGTGCGCCGCCGACCTCGGTCTCGATTCCGCCTGCACCACCAAGGCGACTTACCACGGTCTGAATCTCGAATACAGATTGGCCAAGGGACTTGAACCAGACGATAATTTCGTCTTCGAGTCTGGCAGGCGGGCGGCCCTGCTGGAGCAAATTGAGAATCTTTCCCGTCTTCCCTCGACAGTAGGGTAA
- the trxA gene encoding thioredoxin — MANQITDGTFEQDVLQSDIPVLIDFWAPWCGPCRAMGPVIDELAEEFEGQVKIVKMNVDENSATPGKYGIRAIPTLILFKGGEVVDQSTGAVSKSSIKEMITKKAL, encoded by the coding sequence ATGGCGAATCAGATTACCGACGGCACTTTTGAGCAGGACGTTCTGCAGAGCGACATCCCGGTTCTTATCGATTTCTGGGCGCCTTGGTGCGGACCCTGCCGCGCCATGGGTCCCGTCATCGACGAGCTGGCCGAGGAATTTGAAGGCCAGGTCAAGATCGTCAAGATGAACGTTGACGAGAACTCCGCAACTCCCGGCAAATATGGCATCCGCGCCATCCCGACCTTGATCCTGTTCAAGGGCGGCGAAGTCGTCGACCAGTCCACTGGTGCCGTTTCCAAGAGCAGCATCAAGGAAATGATCACGAAAAAGGCGCTGTAA
- the crcB gene encoding fluoride efflux transporter CrcB, with protein sequence MPTKILYLSLGGAAGTLSRYFLSGMVQRLAGGSFPAGTFAVNLAGCLLFGTVWGIFENRLLPGSEVRLLILTGFMGAFTTFSTYMFETGTLVKSGQMAMAMVNVVGQSVAGLALVLTGIALGRLL encoded by the coding sequence ATGCCGACCAAAATTCTCTATCTTTCTCTGGGGGGAGCCGCCGGGACCCTGTCGCGCTATTTTCTGTCCGGCATGGTGCAACGTCTTGCGGGCGGATCATTCCCGGCGGGCACCTTCGCCGTCAACCTTGCGGGCTGCCTGCTTTTCGGCACGGTCTGGGGCATCTTCGAAAATCGTCTGCTGCCCGGCAGCGAAGTCAGGCTGCTGATCCTGACGGGATTCATGGGCGCATTCACCACCTTTTCCACCTACATGTTCGAGACCGGCACGCTGGTCAAGTCCGGGCAAATGGCCATGGCCATGGTCAACGTCGTCGGCCAATCCGTCGCCGGACTGGCGCTGGTCCTGACCGGCATAGCCTTGGGCCGCCTGCTCTGA
- a CDS encoding chemotaxis protein CheA → MSGDDLNRQIFKEEAYDLLIELEGALLELEEAPEDMDLVNRIFRALHTIKGSGSMFGFEEIAAFTHEVETVFDMVRNGDVRATPVLCGLALRSRDQIRAMLDAEDDEPVAPEAMQAILDGLRAFVEGDAGSDGGEVPSQEPESDSGFLEAEPSIAEGTLPVTEGQGALRRYAVTLRPAGAPVDVDAVEGFFDELERLGTLKVESAHGDTGNGWELTIETEASRDDVQDVFFFLDAELKIEVVEDARLPELALIALDDDLLPSPEPVTAESALPEPPPAATQCAPSDAGLFSSDEEDSVHIPMLGEMLVQSGDLTYADVAEALNIQMDGLDKPIGMILSESGKVAPEKVDMAVKRQDEARDRAAGKKRNEALGSIRVAAEKLDYLVDLVGELVIVQAQITQVVSERHDSALTLLAEELERLSDELRDSTLGIRMLPIGTSFSKFRRLVRDLSADLGKQISLSTSGAETELDKTVIERLGDPLVHLLRNSIDHGIELPDERAAKGKPPQGKITLSAEHSGGEVLIRIVDDGKGMSSEMIREKGIERGLISKDAELSGKELLKLIFEPGFSTAEAVTSVSGRGVGMDVVKRAIDSLRGLIDIDSKPDVGTTITIRLPLTLAIIDGFQVRVEDEYYVIPLTLVEECVELSRSDVEESGSGQRILYLRGEIVPYIHIREWFNVEGENPPIEQIVICGVEGSRVGIVVDTVIGEHQTVIKSLGRVYKDVEGISGATIKGDGSIALILDVPSLVRRVVAESR, encoded by the coding sequence ATGTCGGGAGACGACCTGAACAGGCAGATATTCAAGGAAGAAGCCTACGATCTCCTGATCGAGCTTGAAGGAGCCCTTCTCGAATTGGAGGAGGCTCCCGAAGATATGGATTTGGTCAACCGGATTTTCCGGGCGTTGCACACCATCAAGGGTTCCGGTTCCATGTTCGGGTTCGAGGAGATCGCCGCATTCACCCATGAGGTGGAAACGGTCTTCGACATGGTGCGCAACGGCGACGTGCGGGCTACTCCGGTTCTGTGCGGCCTGGCCTTGCGCTCCCGCGATCAGATTCGGGCCATGCTCGACGCCGAGGACGATGAGCCGGTGGCCCCGGAGGCCATGCAGGCCATTCTCGACGGACTTCGGGCGTTTGTCGAAGGGGATGCCGGGAGTGACGGCGGGGAAGTCCCGTCTCAAGAGCCGGAGTCCGATTCAGGCTTTTTGGAGGCCGAACCTTCTATTGCCGAAGGGACGTTGCCCGTCACGGAAGGCCAAGGGGCGCTCCGCCGCTATGCCGTCACCCTCCGTCCCGCCGGGGCTCCTGTCGATGTCGACGCTGTGGAAGGCTTTTTTGACGAGTTGGAGCGTTTGGGAACTCTCAAGGTCGAATCCGCCCATGGCGATACCGGCAACGGCTGGGAATTGACCATTGAGACCGAAGCGTCCAGGGATGATGTCCAGGATGTTTTTTTCTTTTTGGATGCGGAGTTGAAGATTGAGGTCGTTGAGGATGCACGGCTTCCCGAGTTGGCCTTGATCGCCCTCGATGATGATCTTCTCCCTTCGCCTGAGCCCGTGACGGCGGAATCCGCGTTGCCGGAACCGCCTCCGGCCGCAACGCAATGCGCCCCCTCCGATGCCGGGTTGTTTTCTTCGGACGAAGAGGATTCGGTGCATATCCCCATGCTTGGCGAGATGCTCGTGCAGAGCGGCGATTTGACCTATGCGGACGTGGCCGAAGCGTTGAACATCCAGATGGACGGCCTGGACAAGCCGATCGGCATGATCCTGAGCGAATCGGGCAAGGTCGCTCCGGAAAAGGTCGACATGGCGGTCAAGCGGCAGGACGAGGCTCGTGACAGGGCTGCCGGAAAGAAGCGCAACGAAGCGTTGGGCAGTATTAGAGTGGCGGCGGAAAAGCTCGATTATCTTGTGGACCTGGTGGGTGAGCTGGTCATCGTACAGGCGCAGATAACCCAGGTCGTCAGCGAACGGCACGACTCCGCCCTGACGCTTCTGGCCGAGGAACTGGAGCGGTTGAGCGACGAGTTGCGCGATTCAACCCTGGGCATCCGCATGTTGCCCATCGGCACATCCTTCAGCAAGTTCCGTCGGCTGGTGCGCGATCTTTCGGCGGACCTGGGCAAGCAGATATCCCTGTCCACCAGCGGCGCGGAGACGGAGCTGGATAAGACGGTCATCGAACGGCTCGGGGACCCTCTGGTTCATCTCCTTCGTAATTCCATCGACCACGGCATCGAGCTTCCGGATGAGCGAGCGGCCAAGGGCAAGCCGCCGCAGGGCAAGATCACGCTCTCGGCCGAGCATTCCGGCGGCGAGGTGCTCATCCGCATTGTCGACGACGGCAAGGGAATGAGCAGCGAGATGATCCGCGAGAAGGGCATTGAGCGCGGATTGATTTCCAAGGATGCCGAACTGAGCGGGAAGGAACTGCTCAAGCTCATCTTCGAACCCGGTTTTTCCACCGCCGAGGCCGTGACCAGCGTGTCCGGCCGGGGCGTGGGCATGGATGTCGTGAAGCGGGCCATCGATTCACTGCGCGGGCTCATCGACATCGATTCCAAGCCGGATGTGGGCACCACCATCACCATCCGGCTGCCTCTGACCCTGGCCATCATCGACGGCTTCCAGGTCCGGGTGGAGGACGAGTACTACGTCATTCCCCTGACTCTGGTGGAGGAATGCGTGGAGCTGTCCCGCAGTGACGTTGAGGAGTCCGGTTCCGGGCAGCGTATCCTGTATTTGCGCGGGGAAATCGTCCCTTACATCCATATTCGCGAGTGGTTCAACGTAGAAGGCGAGAACCCTCCCATCGAGCAAATCGTCATCTGCGGCGTGGAGGGAAGCCGCGTCGGCATCGTGGTGGACACCGTCATCGGCGAGCATCAGACGGTCATCAAGAGTCTCGGCCGCGTGTACAAGGACGTGGAAGGCATCTCGGGCGCGACCATCAAGGGGGATGGCTCCATCGCGCTTATCCTGGATGTGCCCAGCCTGGTTCGCAGAGTCGTCGCGGAATCCCGATAG
- the trxB gene encoding thioredoxin-disulfide reductase: MESYDAVVIGGGPAGMTAALYLLRAGVKTAMVEKLSPGGQVLMTSEIENYPGFPKGLQGWELADKFANHLEEYDLHRINDEVRSIKVGSPWHTIVTAEGEVRAKTVVLATGSRYRKLNVPGEERLIGRGVSYCALCDGNFFRDRDVAVIGGGNSALEEALYLARLVNKVHLIHRRQDFRGQACYQDKCFTHEKIKIIRNTVVDEILGESDVEALALRNVENGELSRLDLDGVFIFIGFEPIVDFVPEDIKMDRNGVITDVEMRTNVPGIFAAGDIRSKMCRQVASAVGDGATAATAAFSYLEQLD, from the coding sequence ATGGAATCTTATGACGCCGTAGTCATAGGGGGCGGCCCGGCAGGAATGACGGCTGCCCTTTATCTTTTACGGGCCGGAGTGAAAACCGCCATGGTCGAGAAGCTGTCCCCCGGCGGACAGGTTCTGATGACCTCGGAGATCGAGAACTACCCCGGCTTTCCGAAAGGCCTTCAGGGATGGGAGCTGGCGGACAAGTTTGCCAACCATCTTGAAGAGTACGACCTGCATCGCATCAACGACGAGGTCCGCTCCATCAAGGTGGGCTCCCCCTGGCATACCATCGTGACTGCCGAGGGAGAGGTCCGCGCCAAGACCGTCGTGCTGGCTACCGGTTCCCGGTACCGCAAGCTCAACGTGCCGGGCGAGGAACGGCTGATCGGACGGGGCGTCTCCTATTGCGCCCTGTGCGACGGCAATTTCTTTCGCGATCGGGATGTGGCCGTGATAGGCGGGGGCAACTCCGCTCTTGAAGAGGCCTTGTATCTGGCCCGCCTGGTGAACAAGGTCCACCTTATTCACCGACGCCAGGATTTTCGCGGTCAGGCCTGCTATCAGGACAAATGCTTTACGCATGAGAAGATCAAGATCATCCGCAACACCGTCGTGGATGAAATCCTGGGTGAAAGCGACGTGGAAGCCTTGGCTTTGCGGAACGTCGAAAACGGTGAGCTGTCCAGGCTTGATCTCGACGGAGTGTTTATCTTCATCGGTTTCGAGCCGATCGTCGACTTCGTTCCCGAAGACATCAAAATGGATCGCAACGGCGTCATAACCGATGTGGAGATGCGCACAAACGTTCCGGGCATTTTCGCCGCCGGCGACATCCGATCCAAGATGTGCCGCCAGGTGGCTTCCGCCGTGGGCGACGGGGCGACCGCCGCTACCGCCGCCTTTTCCTATCTTGAGCAATTGGACTAG
- a CDS encoding protein-glutamate methylesterase/protein-glutamine glutaminase codes for MKKIRVLIVDDSAVVRQTLEDILSSDPQIEVMGTAVDPYAAAERLKKEVPDVITLDIEMPRMDGLTFLRKIMQQRPIPVVICSSVAGEGTATALKALEYGAVEIITKPKVGTKKFLEESRIRLIDKVKAAALAGTRRSRPVPMPVEVKPKLSADAVLPKGKPGILSPTEKICLVGASTGGTEALRVFLEAQPIGCPPIAIVQHMPEHFTAAFANRLNTLCRITVKEARDGDAMMRGQALIAPGDRHMLLKRSGTRYYVEVRDGPLVSRHRPSVDVLFRSGARYGGPNVVAAIMTGMGDDGAKGMKELKDAGAFTIAQDEASCVVFGMPQEAIKQGGVDKVLSLDMIAPEIVRACG; via the coding sequence ATGAAGAAAATTCGCGTTCTCATCGTCGACGACTCCGCCGTCGTTCGCCAAACACTTGAGGACATCCTTTCCTCGGATCCTCAGATAGAGGTCATGGGCACGGCCGTGGACCCCTACGCGGCCGCCGAGCGGTTGAAAAAGGAGGTCCCCGACGTCATCACCCTCGATATCGAGATGCCGCGCATGGACGGGCTGACTTTTTTGCGCAAGATCATGCAGCAGCGGCCCATTCCTGTGGTCATATGCTCGTCCGTGGCCGGGGAGGGCACCGCCACCGCCCTCAAGGCGTTGGAATACGGAGCCGTGGAGATCATCACCAAGCCCAAGGTCGGGACCAAAAAATTTCTTGAAGAGTCCAGAATCCGACTCATCGACAAGGTCAAGGCCGCCGCCCTGGCCGGGACCCGCCGGAGCCGGCCCGTGCCCATGCCGGTTGAAGTCAAACCCAAACTCAGCGCGGACGCGGTCCTTCCCAAAGGCAAGCCCGGCATCCTGTCGCCCACCGAGAAAATCTGTCTGGTGGGCGCTTCCACGGGCGGCACCGAGGCCCTGCGCGTGTTTCTGGAAGCCCAGCCCATCGGATGTCCTCCCATCGCCATCGTCCAGCACATGCCCGAACATTTTACCGCGGCGTTCGCCAACCGGCTCAATACGCTTTGCCGGATCACCGTCAAGGAGGCCCGGGACGGGGACGCCATGATGCGCGGCCAGGCGCTTATCGCTCCCGGCGACAGGCACATGCTCCTTAAACGCTCGGGGACACGGTACTATGTGGAGGTCCGGGACGGTCCGCTCGTGTCCAGGCACCGCCCTTCGGTGGACGTATTATTTCGGTCGGGCGCGCGATACGGCGGGCCAAACGTCGTGGCCGCAATCATGACCGGCATGGGCGACGACGGGGCCAAGGGCATGAAGGAGCTCAAGGACGCCGGGGCGTTCACCATCGCCCAGGATGAGGCGAGCTGCGTGGTTTTCGGTATGCCTCAGGAGGCCATCAAGCAGGGCGGCGTCGATAAGGTGTTGTCCCTGGACATGATCGCGCCGGAGATTGTCCGGGCCTGCGGATAG
- the tsaD gene encoding tRNA (adenosine(37)-N6)-threonylcarbamoyltransferase complex transferase subunit TsaD translates to MLILGIETSCDETAVALVEDGRLLGQKLATQVDTHALFGGVVPEIASREHLRVLPRLYRELLRETGVSGENLDGVAVARGPGLLGSLLVGVSFAKGLSLAFGANLIGVNHLWAHLLAPGLEGELRFPALGLLVSGGHTHIYLISSPTEFELMGRTLDDAAGEAFDKTAKMLNFPYPGGRFIDDLAQEAEPDTELFPRPYIDNPTLDFSFSGLKTAVANHVAAHPGLVFDTMAGPEAVDALPADRRKALAKVCASFNWSVADTLRIKVERALKRVGRVKSLIVAGGVAANTGVRAAMAGVAEANGLRLTLPGLSLCTDNGAMIAYAGWQLAKAGFRHGLDLEAIPRGRIVPLDWKRTVPNPD, encoded by the coding sequence ATGCTCATCCTTGGAATCGAGACCTCCTGCGACGAAACCGCCGTGGCCCTGGTCGAGGACGGTCGCCTGCTTGGTCAAAAGCTGGCGACCCAGGTGGATACGCATGCCCTGTTCGGCGGCGTGGTCCCCGAGATAGCCTCACGGGAGCATCTGCGCGTTCTGCCCAGGCTCTACAGGGAACTCCTGCGCGAGACCGGTGTGTCCGGTGAGAATCTCGACGGCGTGGCCGTGGCGCGCGGCCCGGGGCTGCTCGGCAGCCTGTTGGTGGGCGTGAGCTTCGCCAAGGGTCTTAGCCTGGCGTTCGGCGCGAACCTGATCGGGGTCAATCATCTTTGGGCGCATCTGCTCGCGCCCGGGCTGGAAGGGGAGCTGCGCTTCCCGGCTCTGGGTTTGCTGGTTTCGGGCGGGCACACGCACATCTACCTGATTTCTTCGCCCACGGAGTTCGAGCTGATGGGTCGTACCCTGGACGACGCCGCCGGGGAAGCGTTCGACAAGACGGCGAAAATGCTGAATTTCCCATATCCAGGCGGACGTTTTATCGACGACCTCGCGCAGGAGGCCGAGCCTGATACCGAGTTGTTTCCCCGGCCGTACATCGATAACCCGACCTTGGATTTCAGCTTCAGCGGCCTCAAGACGGCCGTGGCCAACCATGTGGCCGCCCATCCGGGGCTGGTGTTCGATACCATGGCCGGTCCGGAAGCCGTAGACGCGTTGCCTGCGGACCGGCGCAAAGCCCTGGCGAAGGTCTGCGCCTCCTTCAACTGGAGCGTGGCCGATACCTTGCGCATCAAGGTGGAGCGCGCTCTCAAGCGTGTGGGCCGGGTCAAGAGCCTCATTGTGGCCGGTGGGGTGGCCGCCAACACCGGCGTGCGCGCGGCCATGGCCGGCGTGGCCGAGGCCAACGGGCTTCGGCTGACCCTGCCGGGGCTTTCCCTGTGCACGGACAACGGGGCCATGATCGCCTATGCGGGCTGGCAGCTTGCCAAGGCCGGTTTTCGGCATGGGCTCGACCTCGAAGCGATACCCCGGGGTCGTATCGTCCCGCTTGACTGGAAACGGACGGTTCCCAACCCCGATTAG